The nucleotide sequence CATTGATACAAATCATAAATTAATAAGGTAAATTAATGTCTTGTCTGGCAGaacttattttacatttatatgatgTTGCTTGTTGATCAATGCACTGTGTTGTATGATGTGGGAGTTCTATATAAGCCTGTAATAAacaatgaatatatttttttaaatccatttttttaaaggtataacATTGTCATCTTTGGAGGAGTAGATGGATTTTCCAGGAAGGTAAATGTTTTCTATTCATTCACAAGCTATTTACCCTCATTAATAAGTTCACAACATACATGGTACGCATCTACCTCTTTCATAGATTTTGTATCTGGACACAGCAGCTAACAACAAAGCATCAACTGCTTTTGGATTCTTCATGGAGAGTGTTCAGAGAAATGGATGGCCCTCCAGGTATATATTTAATTgcaggagaaataaaataattaggtGCTGCTGATTATGAAGTTATGTCATATATGGGGGGAAAAGCATTTGCTTTTCTTGCAGAGTGAGAGCTGATCAAGGGGTGGAAAATGTCGACATTGCCAGGTGTATGTTTACTGTCCGAGGAACAGGCCGTGGAAGCTTTATAGCAGGCAAAAGTGTCCATAACCAGAGGTAACAAAATGAACTTGTCAACATCGGCTTTTTTGATAATCCTACTCATACTGGTGGAGTAAGCATTACTCTGCTTTTGTGCAACAAAAGACCATTTTTTATAGTAGCCGCTTTGACAGAGCTGAAGGTaaactattattttaataagACTGACAAGAAGCATTAATTatattatgtttgtgttttgttggtCAATTATATCAGTCTGACCGGATGTTGGTTTATCCTCTGTCAAGATGGCTGCTTTCCAACATGCTCCATGGCATGCTGGTTATAGTTGGCAGTCCTAGCTTGTATTGGACAGTGTACACACCTGGCACCTTTGCTCTCTCCTATACTCTCCACTCCTGATTGAAATTTCCCGGTTATGAACTAGGGCTGCCACTTGTGATTATTTTGATAATCGACTAGTCATCAGTTATTCTGGTGAGTAGTTGATTAATGAGATCAGATGTAAATTGAAGCATATTCACAGCACCACTCAAAAGTTTAGACACTTACTCATTGAATCGGATGAAAAATGCTTATTCTCATACGTGTGTGCTTTTATATAAATGTCAGCATACAATTCAATAAAGCTGACCAGACAGAAAGGCAGCAGAATGTACTGAGGCAATCTTTTGGTGGAAAAAACAAggctttaaaacaataaacaagcagtcaattattaaaataattgctaACTACTGATAGTCAACATAATCACGATTAATTTGCTAATCAAGGTAGACCTGGTGTGAactaacagaaaaacacaccGGCTTAAAAGTAGATGCatcacttaaaaaccatgaattCCATTTGTTTATGAAAATACAACACCATTGTCTCTTTTTCTAACCATTGGCTGTTGGCCTCTTTTCAGAGTGGAACGCTTATGGAGAGATGTTTGGAGTTGTGTAACGTCAAACTACTACAATGCACTACACAGCTTAGAGGAAGAGGGCTTCATTGACCTGTCTAATGAGATCCACCTTTTCTGTGTGCAATATGTGTTCATACCTCGTCTGCGGTCAGATCTACAACATTTCATAGACAGTTGGAACAATCATCCGATCAGCACAGAGGCAAACCTTACACCTCAACAGATGTGGAACATTGGAATGCTTCAAGCACCTGTGCCTGAGCCAAACTATGCAGAGGTAGGCATGAAATAATTGATTGGCATGACAGTTTTTTCCTCAAGAACTTTATCATTAATTTGTTGGCTTGTGCAGCTTCAGCACATTGAACATCAGGAGGAGGTATCTGAAGACACTGACCATGGGGTTGTTGTTCCTGATACTCCATCCCCCCTCTCTGCAGAGAATCTTGCTCTGCTGCAACATGAAGTGAATCCTAACTCTGACTCCTTATCCTTTGGTCGGGACATATACCTGCGTGCTCTTCATTTTGCAATGAGTGAGTGACACTCCACACTATTAGGTGCTTCATGATTATAGCaaacatgttttgaaaaaaaaaaaatacattccaaATTATTTCAATGTTATGCTTAGGCCTGGAATAAAAAccgataaatcgatttattgCATAAGTTAAAATTAACGTAACAATTTTTCTGGCCTCAATATATTTCTGTGTTCTTGCGTGTATTTGTTTTACTCGTCTCTCACCTCCAAAGATGCTGGATGACAAGAGGGTTCACTCTGTGCATCGGTCTCACAGGGTTCCTGCAGATCCATAGAAactcttaaaaggcattgaattgtTCAATATAAATCTAAGGCCTTGATTGATATTAAAATATCTTAACTCTGTCTTTCAAAGGTCTTGAAATTTTTAACATGTCATAATagggttttattttgtaatccATCTGaactattaaaataattaaaagtaattttttagaATAATTCACTGAACGGCTTGCTGTAACGTCTTGCGCTATCCCAATTGCAAAAACCTTAGTGTTTCTGGCCAGAAAACCTTGCAACTTTCCATGTCCCTGACCCGGTGGCAATCTCACGGCTGTTCTTGTTCTCGtagtaaaacaaaaagctttATGGTAGCCCAATGTAAGTCCATTGGCATTATTAACAGTGTTATGAAGTTTGCTTTTTATAAACGATCgctggcttgttttttttattaagtcacTTATAAATATAAGTGCTTGTTTTATACCCTAAAGTCTCTTATTTGGGCAACAAACTAGCCACTAGCAGGGTTCTCACCAGGATTTGTTTCCCGTGTAACTGTCGACAGCTGGCGGGGATGCGAGTGTTAGTGCATCGGGAGGATGGTGCGTGCGCTTGTGTGTCGATCCGTTCTATGGATGCATTCCCAAATTAACTGAAATGCCATGTCTTTTACAAGTGTTTTCACATATTAAAGCAATGTTATAATAGATAGTGGGTTCTGCAACAATTCTGCTTGGTTAATTGGCTAGATGCCtgcaaaaaagtgaaaaaattaCTACCTGAAATGTGCACAGCTTCTAAAAAGCTTCAAGCCAAGTCAGAAGTGGTTCCACATCTAGTAGGAAACGTTATGGTGTACAGACATGCTGTAGATAGTTTCATGCTTCAGTCATAAAATGCAAAGTGCCTTATATGTGAGCTTATCTGCCCCACTCTTACTTTTTACAAAGTCCTTGAAatacatttgaaacatttttctcaaagcattctaaaaaaaaaaacaacctttgtatGTTGATGCCCACAGCCCATGTGTAAATGGACAGACACTACTCAGACACCACTCAGCTTTGAATGAAGGTAACTAACACATGGTTACTTATATACACCTTAAAACGTTAAACTACAGGCAGTTAAATATTTTCTGTccaaattttaacattttttctgCTTGACAGCGAAAACATGCCTGAGGCTTCCTGATGGATAACTACGTCACTTTACTGATCACCCCCTGGGGCTTGCTCTGTCCATAACTCCACCATTGTCTGGTCCCTGCCTTCCTGTTAATGGATTTCTACACTTCCTTTACTCACTGAGTGAGGTCTTAAAATAAAGGCAGTAAAATACAATGTTGTAACATGGCATACCCTGTATAGTAAATTTGAAAATACAATTATATATGAAATTTTATCGCTTGTGTGCATTGCTTTTTTATAAGTGAACTTTTGAAATGTGAAGATATTGGTTGctcatattatttttaaatggtaattttcGATCTACAATGAATAAGTGCAAGGATCTTTAAATCCTAAAATGATAACTAGTGTTGATCTTTCATTTCCATATTGTGATGTTCCTCTAAGCCAAGATGCATTTGTTATAAATATGAAAGATAATAGAGGAACTGTGTGGAATGTGTGTTGTGGAACTCTCCAAGCTGCCGTTGCTGCTAGCTGtccatgtgacaaaaaaaaaattattattaaatgctaATTAGAGCATTTAAAAAATCTCTGGGACCGGGTTGTTTTTCAGAAAAACCTGCAATgacaaagtattttaaaattaattaccatttaaatatgTAATAATATAGCAAGGGGGACGGGGGGTGAATAAAAGGTGACAGCACAAACATTAGGTTACGCTGaacatttaaagattttttttctgtaagtaGTAATAGCATTTTGCAGGTAAAATACATTATCATAGGATATTAACATTACTGTCCGTCTCCGCAAAGCTTTTCAAAgttcagaataaaaataattggcaGAACAATGTCGCAGAACAGACCTGCTGTCAGTTATACATGGAATTGCGTCCAAATTGGATTACAAAGTCTTACTGCTGAGTTTGCGGATAAGAAAAGTGAGGACATGATCAGTTTTTTGAATACATTAGGTATGGTAAGCTTCAAAGTAAAGATGTTTTTGTATAGTTGTACAACAAACAAGCATAATTAATATATTATGAATGAAACACCAATATCCAATTGTAGCGCGGCATGTTATGACAAAATTTGCCAAAGACTAATAATAGAAGAGAGTTCACTCGTCTGTGTGTTGTTGATTCGCTGGAAATCCGCTCTGAATGTGTTTTCAAGTACATcttcatttaaaatgaatgatCTGAGGGCAAAACGGACACTTTTTCTAAGTGGTCGCATGCACGAATGGAAAATTTGATTTACAAAGTGTTTGCTGAGTAAAACTTTGAATATCATATAGGGGGAGTGTTGGtctagtggttggagcagcgtGCTTGAGCTCTGAGAAGAATGCAattacccggttcgatccccactgcctgcactgtGGCTCCCTAAACAAGACCCTTAAACCCAGATTGTTCCCCAGGTgtcgcacagtggcagcccactgctccccaaggggatgggttaagatgcagaagtgaatttctccactgtgagatcaacatgttcattgtattttatatattcaCACATctctaaacataaaataaaaaaatcagaatcagaagcaTCAGACCCTCATATACTGAAGAGAATTTACTCTTTAATtcaaaattatttcactgttgAGGCAAAATACATAATAATGACTTAACAGTAGAACCTGAATCGCCCGGCTGCCATATAGGAAAATTTGAATATTCTAATCAATTAAGTTTGGGACCTGCTTGAGTGTTAAAACCTTGAGTGAATAATACTGTATGTATACTAATGTTTAGAACAGATTTTCATatgacaataaaatacattatcatAGGATCAAATTCTAATAATGAGAATTAACAATAATCATTATAGTAACAAACCACTGTAACTACAACACAATTTGTAAAACCTATGACACTTTCTGTAGCGGTCAACACTTAATGGAAAATGCCATACCCATTCTTCTCTGGGAAACAAGCAGAAATGccaaaaaaggaaatgtttttcaattttgCTTTGTATAATTTTGAGAACAGTGTATAACACTCATGAGACAAAACAGCTTTTGAGCATGTTGTGAATTGAAATGATACTGTCaaattgttctgtttgtttcacAGAGAAGGAGGGTTGTCAATGGTGGTATACCATTAATTGAACAGTATATCTCAGAACCTTTCTATATGCAAGACCATGTTAGcaaatattatgaaaaaaaaatacatggttGCAAGAAAATAACAGAACACCCAGCAGACAACATGACACATTTTGCAGTGTTGATTACTAATAGTTTAAGAAGATCAGGGTCAAACTAAAATTAACTGACTAAACACATCAGCTTTagtaaaacaaaagttaaaccCTATCAAACCTGGAACCATGTCGAATTGCAAATTCAAGGTTGGAGTTAAACGCTTCGCTGTCTTTCAGATGGACTGTGGGAAATGTTATTGTGGTGCTGCATGCACTCACAACAGGGTAGCACACTGTGTGCTTTGGCATGCGTTCAAGACAAGTGTGATCAAAAAGAACTTTGATTTTAAAAGTCTCCCTTTCTGAAACCAGGAGGTGTCGGTGAGCCTGCCCCGTCAGCCACTGCATCACTCGAGGAACAGAGAGAGGTGATCCATTGTCTTCTTCCTCAGTCTGACTGGCGTCACCATCTTTAGATATACATAGTCAAATGCAAGAAAATTGTGAAAAACTTCACAAAATTCACTTTGAAATCacgtttttctttaaaaaaataactgagtTGCATCAATGTTATCCATCAGAGAAATTACCAAAAGCGAGGGGAGCTCCACTGATAGAAGAAGCACATACCTATATGATAGTGACACTCCCTGTAGGTTGCTGTGTCTTTTTGCATCTGACCTTAAAGGGTTAGCTCAGTTTTTTGACATGAAGTTGTATGATTTCATTTCTTTATgggtacatacatacatacagacagacagacattttCATCTTAGGTGCATGTCCACTGTGACAGTCATCTTCAAAAGAGAAGATTTAGAAATCAtaatatatgatttttttaattatttatattaaataagtATTTGAACACCTGCCAATTGGCAAAAATTCTGTCTTGTTAGTCTGCCCAGAACTACAGGGGAGTAGCTGGTCAATGACCTGAAGAGAGCCAGCATCACTGGGTTACTGTGGGTAATAAACTAAAACGTCATAGTTTAAAATCATGCATGGCACGGAAGGTTATCCCTGCTTAAATTAGCACATGTCCAGGACCATTTTAAGTTTGACCATGACCATTTGAATGATGCAAAGGAGTCATGGGA is from Fundulus heteroclitus isolate FHET01 unplaced genomic scaffold, MU-UCD_Fhet_4.1 scaffold_162, whole genome shotgun sequence and encodes:
- the zgc:174680 gene encoding uncharacterized protein zgc:174680, which encodes MHPMAQQLLLRLKDRLISVINRVPIDFEYLLFVSTQELQFIQAGTQYLDIPAELVDGLQELISVLSSHLSQNTVPPLFSDLATVCWSGNVGRPELQMSRDTLQTLLDTSLPLVRLAEMHGISRSTLYRRMKDHNISVRACYSLISDEELDQKVRAIKGRMPHAGYRMVKGNLRAMGLRLQWKRVRLSLQRVDGAGIISRMIQLHCIARRQYSVPAPLSLVHIDTNHKLIRYNIVIFGGVDGFSRKILYLDTAANNKASTAFGFFMESVQRNGWPSRVRADQGVENVDIARCMFTVRGTGRGSFIAGKSVHNQRVERLWRDVWSCVTSNYYNALHSLEEEGFIDLSNEIHLFCVQYVFIPRLRSDLQHFIDSWNNHPISTEANLTPQQMWNIGMLQAPVPEPNYAELQHIEHQEEVSEDTDHGVVVPDTPSPLSAENLALLQHEVNPNSDSLSFGRDIYLRALHFAMTHV